A stretch of DNA from Ranitomeya variabilis isolate aRanVar5 chromosome 1, aRanVar5.hap1, whole genome shotgun sequence:
CGCATGTCCGGTCTGCTGAcccgggaggaggaggatgagtttTACAAGACGACATATGGAGGCTTCAACGAGGTCAGTGTTTGCAGAGGAACTATCTCTAGGTCTGTATAACAGCAGAGCCTGCAGGCTATCATAAAGGCATGCTGGAACTTCTAGTCCTCGTTCATATTCACTTGTTCTTCCCAGTCCTCTGCACCTCTTGTAGCGCCAGCCCTATTCTCATGCACCAGGACCCCAGGCTATAAAGGGCGAAGTGATTCGGCCATCTTACACCCCAATATGAGGGGTCTCCATGCTGCCCACAGTGATTCTGGGCAGAAGAGCAGCAGGCGGGCACTTGGCGATGATTTTATCCCCTTCCTGACATGTGACGTCTCTGACAGTGACCCTTAGATGGCACCATTGCCTGGCACAATCATTCTGGGGTCTCCGACCCGCCACCGATTACTATGAGCTGATGCATAGCTCCCGACAGTTCCGCATCCAGCTGTCCCTGAAAGACTGGGGCGTGTGTCCTCAGGACATCATAGTGGCGATGCCGACAGCAGATCCCGGCTCCATTGTTACTTTGGGGTAGAGACTGAAGGACCTGCAAGTCATGTGACTGCCAGCAGAGACCCGTTCCGTCACTGAGGATAGTGAGGGGGTGTGAGGACATCATACAGATTGGGGCGGCATATTGTGTAGTGCGGACTCTGGAGGCTCCCCGGGCTGTGTGTGGGAcggggggctatcatactgtgtgtgtggaggagctgtgagtacatcatattgtgtgtggggacattatacattgTGATGGGTGGCGGaggcgtcatactgtgtgtgggggagtggTGAGTCCATCACACTGTGGGGGTATCTTACTGTGTGGAGTGTCTTACAATTGCCATTATTTTGGCCACCTCTCCTCCCCCTATTAAGTGCAATAAAAAGAGTTTCATATGTGCCCTAAAATGGTAGCAATAGCAATGACACACAAATACGAAGACTCCTAGACATCAATTTTAGCTTTATCCAACCCGGTCCAAATGTTTCCAAAGGTGTGGACATTTAAAAATGCACTTCACAGCAAATTCCCCCCAGTTGTAAAGAACACTAGAAAAGATGCTTGTACGTTTTTGGCGGTGGACGGTTCATCTAACCAGTGACTGATGGTACGGCATCCCCTTTAAAAATCCTTACTGGCTCTGACTTTCACTTTCTTTCCTTAGGAATCTGGCGATGAGGAATACAACCAGGTCCGATCGGAGAGCGAGGATGAGGTGGACTCTGACTTCGACATTGATGAGGGCGATGAGCCCACCAGTGACCACGAGGAGGATGAACCCAAGCGGAAGCGCAGGGTGGTGACCAAGGCTTACAAGGTGAGGGCAGAAGTAGTCTTCCAGCGGGGAAGAGTGAGAGAGATGCTGTAAATGACCTTACGGTTAGTTTGAATTTGTGTAGTGGGTGGGTAAAGCATGGTGGATATCCTCTCGGTCACTTCTATTCCCCCTTATTTATGCTACAGCTCCCTTGTCTCCTCCACAGGAGCCGATTCAGCTCCTGAAGCCCAAGCCGAAGCCAAAACCTGATGCTGCGCCCAAAAGCCGTGCAGAGAGACCACCCCCGCAGGAGGTCACAGAAGACAGCGTGGACAGTGAGTGTGTGGTGACTGTTTACTTGATGTTGCTCCCTGTTTTCATCTCCCCTGAACTTTGTTTTGTTCGACAGGTCGTAAGCAGATGCGCCAGTCTACCACTGAGCACACGCGCCAGACCTTCCTGCGCGTGCAAGAGAGGCAGGTGCAGTCCCGCAAGAAAAAAGGGCCTCACCCTGACAGACCCCTGACCCAGGAGGAGCTTCTGGAGGAGGCCAAGATTACTGAGGAGATCAACATCCGCTCGCTGGGTAAGTACAAGGTGgtgaaaaaaagttatgactcgagGAAGAAGAGTAAGAAATTGTCGCCAATCGGGAAGGAGTTAATAGTTTTGCTAATTGCCCCGTATACTGTTTTTCTTCTGCTCGCAGAAAATTACGAACGCCTGGAGGCAGACAAGAAGAAGCAGGTGCAGAAGAAGCAGAGATACGTGGGGCCGACCATTCGCTACCACTCCGTGGTCATGCCTCTTATCGCGGATGCCGGCGTGAAGGAGGAAAACGTAGACGTGGAAGGGTGAGTGCAATCAATTTGGCGGCCATGGCAGATTCACTGAGTCGCACAGAAACTCCCCCTCCTCTTAAGGCTTTGTACTGGTATTGGTTCCAAACTAACATTGAACCCCATTCTTCTTTTCCAGGTTGGAGCAGGAGCTGTCCGGTGACTCAGTTGTACCTCCTGTCAGCAAATGTTCCCGAACCTTCATCACCTTCTCCGAAGACGAGACTTTCGAACATATTTTTCCGAGGAACAAAACCCGCCTCCCCATCCGCGAGCTGTGCCCCGTCACCCACAAACCCGCACAGTACCGAGACCCCATCACTGACATCCCCTATTACAACGCCCGCGCCTTTAAGATCATCCGAGAGGCTTACAAGAAATACATCACTGCTCACGGCCTGCCCAACGCCGCCATGGCTGCCGCTTCCATGGCTCCTGCCACCACCACACAGGACACCAGCCAGCGCAACACGCGGCAGAAGATAGTCATCAAGCAGAGCGTGCCGACATCCTGATCACCCGGACAGTGCGGGAGACTGAGGAAGTCAGGCGCACAACAACTCTCATCAgtcatggtttttttttaaatgtttttctataTAATAAATTATTTTCTGGTCCCAGTCCCTTCTGTGCAGTGTAATCTCCGTAGACCATGGTGGGACACAGAGGGAATCTGAACAGAATTCTTTGAGTTAAAATAAATATTaacccccttcaccaccttgggattttccaatttttgtgtttttattttgtgctcaccttcttcccagagacataactttttttatttttccatcattatggccatgtgaggccttgctttttgcgggacgagtcgtacttttaaacaacactattggttttaccatattgtgtagtggaaatgggaaaaaaattccaagtgcgttgaaattgcaacaaAAAGTCAAATTCtagaattgttttttgttttttaccatgtttaccaaatgctaaaactgacctgccattatgattctccaggtcattacgagttcatagacaccaaacaaacgtgtctaggttcttttttgatttaagtggtgaaaacaaaatcccaaatttgttttttttaaaatggcgctattttctgagacctgtagagtctccatttttcgtcatcTGGGTGGTGATGGCTTATTCTTTcgtgcgccgagctgatgtttttattcataccattttgtaGATACAGTGTATTGGTCGCCCGCTATTGCAACATTGTGGTGACCAAGAAATcataattttggcttttttttttttttttttcgtgttacaTCATTTACCTATCGGATTAATACTTTTTATATTATGATCGGGCgtttgaacgtggtgataccaaatatgtgtatttttttaatttattttgaattgggcaaatggggggtgatttgaacttttatattggtttttttaaaaaaaacttttttttttttttttttaacccctttacccacatttgcatgttaatgaccaggccaatttttacaattctgaccactgtccctttatgaggttat
This window harbors:
- the VPS72 gene encoding vacuolar protein sorting-associated protein 72 homolog; this translates as MSLAESRAPRKTAGNRMSGLLTREEEDEFYKTTYGGFNEESGDEEYNQVRSESEDEVDSDFDIDEGDEPTSDHEEDEPKRKRRVVTKAYKEPIQLLKPKPKPKPDAAPKSRAERPPPQEVTEDSVDSRKQMRQSTTEHTRQTFLRVQERQVQSRKKKGPHPDRPLTQEELLEEAKITEEINIRSLENYERLEADKKKQVQKKQRYVGPTIRYHSVVMPLIADAGVKEENVDVEGLEQELSGDSVVPPVSKCSRTFITFSEDETFEHIFPRNKTRLPIRELCPVTHKPAQYRDPITDIPYYNARAFKIIREAYKKYITAHGLPNAAMAAASMAPATTTQDTSQRNTRQKIVIKQSVPTS